From one Alicyclobacillus acidocaldarius subsp. acidocaldarius Tc-4-1 genomic stretch:
- a CDS encoding deoxyribonuclease IV, producing MREEDRFEGILLGANVSVAGTGLLAAVEETISYGANTFMIYTRSNRGGKARPIETFHRDEGLALMREHGIHDPVVHLSYLVNLASPKPETRQYGMDVLREEIERVEYLGFRYIVMHPGSHVGEGESFAIRQIADALNEILTGDESLWLCLETMAGDGSKVGNSLEEIADIISRVKHEDRLGVCIDTCHNYSYGYDVVNDFDGFLAEFDRVLGLNRLKVVHINDSKHPFGSRKDRHANVGEGTLGLEALKRIVHHPALKGIPQILETPEGKYKEEIDLLLDRA from the coding sequence ATGCGCGAAGAAGATCGCTTCGAGGGCATCCTGCTCGGCGCAAACGTCTCCGTCGCCGGGACGGGACTTTTGGCGGCCGTGGAGGAGACCATCTCGTACGGCGCCAACACGTTTATGATTTACACCCGCAGCAATCGGGGCGGCAAGGCGCGTCCCATCGAGACGTTTCACCGGGACGAGGGCCTCGCCTTGATGCGGGAACACGGCATTCACGATCCCGTCGTGCACCTGTCGTACCTCGTCAATCTGGCGAGCCCGAAGCCGGAGACGCGACAGTACGGCATGGATGTATTGCGCGAGGAGATTGAACGGGTGGAGTATTTGGGATTCCGCTACATCGTCATGCACCCCGGCTCCCACGTCGGCGAGGGAGAATCGTTTGCCATCCGGCAAATTGCCGACGCGCTGAACGAGATCCTCACGGGAGACGAGTCGCTGTGGCTATGCCTGGAGACCATGGCGGGGGACGGATCCAAAGTCGGCAACAGCCTTGAGGAAATCGCCGACATCATCAGCCGCGTCAAGCACGAGGACCGCCTCGGCGTCTGCATCGACACGTGCCACAATTACAGCTACGGCTACGACGTCGTGAACGACTTCGACGGCTTCTTGGCCGAGTTCGATCGCGTCCTCGGGCTGAATCGCCTGAAGGTGGTCCACATCAACGACTCGAAACATCCGTTCGGCTCGCGCAAGGATCGGCACGCCAACGTGGGCGAAGGGACGCTTGGCCTGGAGGCGCTCAAGCGCATTGTCCACCATCCGGCGCTCAAGGGCATCCCCCAGATCCTCGAGACGCCGGAAGGCAAGTACAAGGAGGAAATCGACCTGCTCCTCGACCGCGCGTAA
- a CDS encoding aminotransferase class IV: MAVIGYFNGRWMDPAEACVPLDERGHQFGDGVYEVIRAYGGRPFLLDWHVERLFQSMKALRIRPPFDPGACKELIHALMERSGESEAAIYLQVTRGSAVRNHLFPEPSVEANVSATVRPVKPGTSEAKPGRLLLLPDERWLNPWIKSLNLLPNIMAKQTAHDAGADEALLVRDGYMIEAASSNVWFVVNGELVTAPADRYILAGITRRFVLEMARDLGIPVREEKLPRARLADVDAIFLTGTMTEVYPIASVVEHPDIPCTVISAERPPVRNVAPEQVHEVWTARDLELVERLRAAFVERVRAWAGAIA, from the coding sequence ATGGCGGTGATCGGATATTTCAACGGGCGGTGGATGGATCCGGCCGAGGCGTGCGTGCCGCTCGACGAGCGCGGCCACCAGTTTGGCGACGGCGTCTACGAAGTCATTCGGGCCTACGGCGGTCGGCCGTTCCTGCTCGACTGGCACGTGGAGCGGCTGTTTCAGAGCATGAAGGCGCTTCGCATCCGGCCGCCGTTTGATCCGGGAGCGTGCAAGGAGTTGATTCACGCGCTCATGGAGCGGAGCGGAGAATCGGAGGCGGCGATTTACCTACAGGTCACCCGAGGATCGGCCGTGCGCAATCATCTGTTTCCCGAACCTTCGGTCGAAGCGAACGTTTCTGCGACGGTTCGGCCCGTGAAACCTGGCACCAGCGAAGCGAAGCCGGGGCGGCTGCTCCTGCTTCCGGATGAGCGGTGGCTGAATCCGTGGATTAAGTCGCTCAACCTGTTGCCCAACATCATGGCCAAGCAAACGGCGCACGACGCCGGGGCCGACGAGGCGCTCCTCGTGCGGGACGGCTATATGATCGAGGCCGCGAGCTCCAACGTGTGGTTCGTGGTGAACGGCGAACTCGTCACCGCCCCGGCGGATCGGTATATCTTGGCAGGTATCACGCGCCGGTTCGTGCTGGAGATGGCGCGCGATCTCGGCATTCCGGTCCGAGAAGAGAAGCTGCCGCGCGCGCGCCTGGCGGACGTGGATGCCATCTTCCTGACGGGGACGATGACCGAGGTGTACCCTATCGCGTCTGTGGTGGAACACCCGGACATTCCTTGTACCGTCATCTCGGCCGAACGTCCTCCGGTGCGAAACGTGGCTCCGGAGCAAGTTCACGAGGTGTGGACGGCGAGGGACCTCGAGCTCGTCGAGCGGCTCCGGGCTGCATTTGTGGAACGCGTGCGCGCATGGGCAGGTGCCATCGCCTGA
- a CDS encoding OsmC family protein yields MEMKVVGKWLGQRHFQADGPSGNTIYMDAKKEDGGTGQGNRPMELLLMGVVGCTGIDIAMIMEKMRVPLQGLEIEAVGERREEYPQAFTRIHLTYHMTGDVPPAKAWRAIRLSEQKYCSAIGSLKAEVIPHLVLNGQEVPPLDVVVDGQPD; encoded by the coding sequence ATGGAGATGAAAGTGGTGGGCAAGTGGCTCGGCCAGCGCCATTTCCAGGCTGACGGGCCATCCGGCAACACCATCTACATGGATGCCAAAAAGGAAGACGGAGGAACGGGACAAGGCAACCGCCCCATGGAACTCCTGCTCATGGGCGTCGTCGGATGTACCGGTATCGACATCGCCATGATTATGGAGAAAATGAGGGTTCCGCTACAGGGCCTCGAGATTGAAGCGGTGGGGGAGCGGCGAGAGGAGTATCCGCAGGCTTTCACTCGCATCCATCTGACGTACCACATGACGGGAGACGTCCCGCCAGCCAAGGCCTGGCGCGCCATTCGCCTTAGTGAACAGAAGTACTGTTCGGCGATTGGATCCCTAAAGGCTGAGGTCATCCCGCACCTCGTGCTCAATGGCCAGGAGGTGCCCCCGCTCGACGTCGTGGTGGACGGCCAGCCAGATTAA
- a CDS encoding histidine triad nucleotide-binding protein: MSSCLFCQLVAGDIPANKVYEDDHVLAFHDIRPQAPVHILIIPKRHIESAQAVKPEDRETLGYLHSVIPIIAEDAGVAEDGYRLVANIGRHGQQTVPHLHYHLLGGRQLGWPPG; this comes from the coding sequence GTGAGCTCATGCCTCTTCTGCCAATTGGTTGCTGGCGATATTCCTGCCAACAAAGTGTATGAGGACGATCACGTCCTCGCCTTTCACGACATTCGCCCGCAGGCCCCCGTGCACATCCTCATCATTCCGAAGCGCCACATCGAATCAGCGCAGGCGGTGAAGCCGGAAGATCGCGAGACGCTGGGCTATCTCCACAGCGTCATTCCGATCATCGCCGAAGATGCGGGCGTCGCAGAAGACGGGTATCGCCTCGTCGCCAACATCGGCCGACACGGCCAGCAGACAGTTCCGCATCTGCACTATCATCTATTAGGCGGGCGACAACTCGGATGGCCGCCAGGTTAA
- a CDS encoding phospholipase D-like domain-containing protein, which produces MNLLHTRPRFFVHSAIRRWLRLPFRRWRTLTLTSLLSALLTGCGLWPVPAEQGEKTPAPVKLSDGRALLWSGDIKQQALAMIRASRHRLYVDIYECSDPDLLHALIAARRRGVEVRVVLDATEKHSMAVALPTLARAGIDVAPIRIKQGIDHVKMIIADRDVLIGGMNFGADSWANHDASVNLPGRAEIFLPMFVWDAARAHGETAEAPEDRAPLISDRDIGPSVLRAIRGARREIDMEAFNLTDEDVVNALRWAVARGVSVNILVDPSQSRNRTAVEALRQAGALVRYYRPYGGELLHAKILDVDHGTFFIIGSSNFTHQAFTYNHEADVELMRVPAFAEAFESDLHRQMARGSSYPIREKVASWDES; this is translated from the coding sequence GTGAACCTCTTGCACACGCGCCCCCGCTTTTTTGTACATTCCGCCATCCGCCGATGGCTGCGCCTGCCTTTTCGCCGATGGCGCACGCTCACGCTCACCTCCTTGCTCTCCGCTCTTCTCACAGGATGTGGCCTGTGGCCCGTCCCAGCCGAGCAGGGAGAGAAAACGCCGGCCCCCGTGAAGCTCTCGGACGGGCGGGCGCTTCTCTGGAGCGGTGACATCAAACAGCAGGCGCTCGCCATGATCCGCGCAAGCCGCCATCGGCTCTACGTGGACATCTACGAGTGTTCGGATCCGGATCTGCTGCATGCCCTAATCGCGGCCAGACGCCGCGGCGTCGAGGTTCGCGTGGTGCTCGACGCCACCGAGAAGCACTCGATGGCCGTCGCGCTGCCCACGCTCGCGAGGGCCGGCATCGACGTCGCGCCCATCCGCATCAAGCAGGGGATTGATCACGTCAAGATGATCATCGCGGACCGCGACGTCCTCATCGGCGGGATGAATTTCGGCGCCGACAGCTGGGCCAATCACGATGCGTCGGTGAATTTGCCCGGACGCGCCGAAATCTTTCTCCCGATGTTCGTGTGGGACGCGGCGCGAGCCCACGGTGAGACCGCCGAAGCGCCGGAAGATCGGGCTCCGCTCATCTCGGACCGCGATATCGGTCCGTCTGTTCTCCGCGCGATTCGAGGCGCGCGGCGCGAGATCGACATGGAGGCCTTCAATCTGACGGACGAAGACGTGGTGAACGCGTTGCGATGGGCGGTCGCGCGGGGCGTGTCGGTGAACATCCTCGTGGATCCGTCCCAGTCTCGCAATCGCACCGCCGTGGAGGCGTTGCGCCAAGCGGGTGCTTTGGTACGATATTACCGTCCCTACGGGGGCGAGTTGCTGCACGCCAAAATCTTGGACGTGGATCACGGCACTTTCTTCATCATCGGGAGTTCCAATTTCACGCACCAGGCGTTCACGTACAATCACGAGGCGGATGTGGAACTCATGCGCGTCCCGGCGTTTGCCGAGGCTTTCGAGTCGGATCTGCACCGTCAGATGGCGCGCGGGAGCTCTTATCCCATTCGCGAAAAGGTGGCATCATGGGACGAGTCCTGA
- the yfmF gene encoding EF-P 5-aminopentanol modification-associated protein YfmF: MESFQTLDAGRCQVHTLLHPAFRTKELSLRFHLRMARNRVTEVAMLPAVWMNGTRSLPSYRQIALATDHLYGTHIRASISKRGGYHIVEVGASVPDVPGEDEAALVDRALDLVLSLALDHAIGAGGFAEAAVQREKELHRRRIRAVRDDKAAYALQRCHQIVCRGRPAGLPRLGFEEDVEALLPDRLYEVYQQVLAQAEVHAYAVGQFRDMAGLAARVADRLAKALPTKPAMRADEVDRDVVLPAELRDFEEVTEAEDAQQTQFDLAFASGVGFGDDEYPALVMMNGVFGGFAHSKLFMSIRERRSLAYSVWSFVDAATGLLTVYAGISADKRDEVRQILEAELEALRRGEIEASEWQETRATLRNQYQQMLDQPAMLIAWHHHAVIAGRDRTIPEMIESVDQVRPEDAAALATALRPVCLYVLEGRGSRT; encoded by the coding sequence GTGGAATCCTTTCAAACCCTGGACGCGGGCCGGTGCCAGGTGCACACGCTGCTTCATCCTGCGTTTCGGACGAAGGAACTTTCGCTCAGGTTTCATCTGCGGATGGCGCGCAATCGCGTCACCGAGGTCGCGATGCTTCCCGCCGTGTGGATGAACGGAACGCGCAGTCTCCCGAGCTATCGGCAGATTGCGCTTGCAACGGACCATCTCTACGGGACCCATATCCGCGCGTCCATCAGCAAGCGCGGCGGCTATCACATCGTCGAGGTGGGCGCGAGCGTCCCGGACGTGCCGGGCGAGGACGAGGCGGCGCTCGTGGATCGAGCGCTGGATCTCGTCCTGTCGCTGGCGCTCGATCACGCCATCGGCGCGGGAGGGTTTGCCGAGGCAGCTGTGCAACGCGAGAAGGAATTGCACCGCCGGCGAATCCGCGCGGTCCGAGATGACAAGGCGGCGTATGCGCTGCAGCGATGCCATCAGATTGTCTGTCGCGGCAGGCCGGCAGGGCTGCCGCGGCTTGGCTTTGAGGAAGACGTGGAGGCTCTCCTGCCGGATCGGCTGTACGAGGTCTACCAGCAGGTTCTCGCGCAGGCCGAGGTGCACGCCTACGCCGTGGGCCAGTTCCGCGATATGGCCGGCCTCGCGGCGCGGGTGGCGGATCGGCTGGCGAAAGCGCTGCCAACCAAGCCCGCGATGCGCGCGGACGAGGTAGATCGCGACGTCGTCTTGCCAGCGGAACTGCGCGACTTCGAAGAGGTCACCGAGGCTGAGGACGCGCAGCAGACGCAATTCGATCTCGCCTTTGCCTCCGGCGTCGGGTTCGGCGACGACGAGTACCCTGCGCTCGTGATGATGAACGGCGTGTTCGGCGGCTTTGCGCATTCGAAGCTTTTCATGAGCATCCGCGAACGCCGTTCGCTCGCGTACAGCGTGTGGTCATTCGTCGATGCCGCGACCGGGTTGCTCACGGTGTACGCGGGCATCTCGGCCGACAAGCGAGACGAGGTGCGTCAAATCCTGGAGGCGGAGCTCGAGGCTCTGCGGCGCGGAGAAATCGAGGCGAGCGAGTGGCAGGAGACGCGCGCCACGCTGCGCAATCAGTATCAGCAGATGTTGGATCAGCCGGCCATGCTGATCGCTTGGCATCACCACGCGGTCATCGCAGGCAGGGATCGGACCATCCCGGAGATGATCGAGTCCGTCGACCAGGTGCGCCCCGAGGACGCGGCGGCATTGGCTACCGCGCTTCGGCCTGTGTGCCTCTATGTCCTCGAGGGAAGGGGGAGCCGCACATGA
- a CDS encoding phosphatase PAP2 family protein, whose amino-acid sequence MGRVLKIWSLIERADWRVLRWCERLWGRSPAFDAAMMASALYTPFVMLAIIAIAASGWLGQARSAAAFWAAAASVAAAVMVRVAHEPISRAARRPRPFEVEPMRVLVEHEPGESFPSNHAAGGFALAVGGWHLGAVAYVMLALAIWLAVARIYCGLHYPSDVIAGAASGAAAGYVCSFLQWTYREPLMHALPGMDPGGR is encoded by the coding sequence ATGGGACGAGTCCTGAAGATCTGGTCGCTCATCGAGCGCGCTGACTGGCGCGTCCTCCGCTGGTGCGAACGGCTCTGGGGGCGCTCGCCCGCGTTCGACGCGGCGATGATGGCAAGTGCGCTCTACACGCCCTTCGTGATGCTGGCGATCATTGCCATCGCCGCTTCGGGCTGGCTCGGGCAAGCCCGCTCCGCGGCAGCTTTTTGGGCGGCGGCAGCCAGCGTGGCCGCGGCCGTGATGGTCCGCGTCGCGCATGAGCCCATTAGCCGCGCGGCTCGGCGGCCCCGCCCCTTTGAGGTGGAACCCATGCGAGTGCTGGTCGAACACGAGCCGGGAGAATCGTTCCCCAGCAACCACGCGGCTGGCGGCTTCGCGCTGGCTGTAGGCGGATGGCATCTCGGCGCGGTCGCCTACGTGATGCTGGCCCTCGCCATCTGGTTGGCGGTCGCGCGCATCTACTGTGGACTTCACTATCCGAGCGACGTGATCGCCGGCGCGGCGAGTGGAGCGGCGGCAGGATATGTGTGCAGTTTTCTCCAATGGACTTATCGCGAGCCGCTGATGCACGCGCTGCCGGGTATGGATCCCGGAGGGCGGTGA
- a CDS encoding MazG-like family protein, with protein MQRKTLSLPKLERLTPTLESTMLKITEEVGELAQAIGKFRGLSGEETRMPDEEVVRAIVTELLDVAQTATSMMFVIEDLYGIDIEREVERHIEKLRRKGYL; from the coding sequence TTGCAGCGAAAGACGCTGTCTCTGCCCAAACTCGAGCGGCTCACGCCGACGCTCGAGTCGACGATGCTCAAAATCACCGAGGAGGTCGGGGAACTCGCTCAGGCCATCGGCAAGTTCCGCGGCCTCTCGGGCGAAGAGACGCGCATGCCGGACGAGGAAGTCGTCCGCGCCATCGTGACCGAACTCCTCGACGTCGCGCAGACCGCGACGTCCATGATGTTTGTCATCGAGGATCTGTACGGCATCGACATCGAGCGAGAGGTCGAGCGGCATATCGAGAAGCTTCGGCGCAAGGGCTATCTGTGA
- a CDS encoding DNA polymerase III subunit alpha, with amino-acid sequence MFVHLHCHSPYSFLDGASSIEALVAQAAAQGMPALALTDRNTIAGQPEFHRLAAAYGVKPIAGAELTMEDGSQLVVLAEDAKGFRHLCELLTRMHVEARDRADPRLREADLFERSEGLLVLSGGLRGFVQRALARRAYGDAQRFVERYRDVFGDRFYLEWTADGLPGCARRMRDLLHLAEATGVPAVAATDVRAASPEEVAVHDVLTCIRVGCHLQTPHPERPFNRLGYLHDEAEARRRFAQDPRALARTVEIAERCSPVFPAEGPLFPEYRDASGRGGVELLQQLVWQGARERYGKVSPELQMRLEHELAIIRDLGYADYFLVVWDIVRYARSRGIRCAGRGSAADSVVAYCLYLTEVDALNRNLLFERFLSRERAERPDIDIDFASDRRDEVIDYVYRRYGRDRVARVATYQTFRARSAVREVGRVFGIPEELLDTLAKRIPWSTHADEIEEALERVPELRDFQPYRRAFQWMLAISRQIAGFPRHFGTHTGGIVISGEPLMKVTSLQPSASGWLITPYDKRLLEDVGLVKLDLLSLRTMAAVEGALRLGTARAVDYDRIPMDDEATFASIRRGDTIGVFQLESPAQRALQVRLGAESLEDLVASVALIRPGPIQGNMVDPFLARRRGLEPVSYLHPKLEPILGKTYGVVLFQEQVIEIAIAIAGFTPGEADELRRVMSHARSHAEMEQIGERFVQKAVRQGVPLETAKTLFSYIRGYASYGFCEAHAAAFATTAYKTAYLIEHHPASFFAAVLNQLPMGYYPAHVICAEARRRGVRILPVDIQESDWDASVPEPDAIRLGFRLIRSFSERVARALVEERQASGPFRSLADAVMRLPQADALHFERLIRAGAFDRVETRDRRELLWQLPRWLALRKERYLALFDTMAAPDRAEGTVRLSQSMPPMSLAERIADEYSVLGVGVSGHWLSLYREALRDEGYCTLAEAGEKPEGARVKVAGLSIRPHRPPTKSGKTVVFFTLEDETGLADAVMFETVYRREGAVLFTPFGRLIGLSGFIERRGGLKAQIRVEHVWTLASG; translated from the coding sequence ATGTTTGTCCATCTGCACTGTCATTCTCCCTATTCGTTTCTCGACGGGGCTTCCAGCATCGAGGCGCTGGTCGCGCAGGCGGCCGCGCAGGGCATGCCCGCGCTGGCCTTGACGGATCGCAATACCATCGCGGGGCAGCCCGAGTTTCATCGGTTGGCCGCCGCGTACGGTGTGAAACCCATCGCGGGCGCGGAACTGACGATGGAGGACGGATCGCAGCTTGTGGTTCTGGCGGAAGATGCGAAGGGGTTTCGTCACCTATGCGAGCTTCTCACGCGAATGCACGTGGAGGCTCGGGATCGCGCGGATCCCAGGCTGCGGGAAGCAGATCTGTTTGAGCGGAGCGAAGGGCTTCTCGTCCTGTCGGGAGGGCTGCGCGGGTTCGTCCAGCGGGCCTTGGCGCGGCGCGCATACGGGGATGCCCAGAGGTTCGTGGAGCGATATCGGGATGTGTTCGGGGACCGGTTTTATCTCGAGTGGACGGCCGACGGACTCCCGGGCTGCGCGCGGCGCATGCGGGATTTGCTCCATCTCGCCGAGGCGACGGGCGTGCCCGCCGTCGCAGCGACCGATGTTCGCGCCGCCAGCCCGGAGGAAGTCGCGGTGCACGATGTGCTCACCTGCATTCGGGTGGGGTGCCATTTGCAGACGCCCCATCCCGAGCGCCCGTTTAACCGCCTGGGGTATTTGCACGATGAGGCCGAAGCAAGGCGCAGGTTCGCGCAAGATCCGCGAGCCTTGGCGCGGACGGTCGAGATCGCCGAGCGGTGCTCCCCCGTATTTCCCGCGGAAGGGCCTCTGTTTCCCGAATACCGAGATGCGTCGGGCCGAGGCGGGGTGGAACTTCTTCAACAACTCGTGTGGCAAGGGGCGCGGGAGCGATACGGAAAGGTGAGTCCCGAACTTCAAATGCGACTGGAACACGAGCTCGCCATCATTCGCGATCTCGGCTATGCCGATTATTTTCTCGTCGTTTGGGACATCGTCCGATATGCGAGATCTCGCGGCATCCGCTGCGCGGGCCGCGGATCTGCGGCTGACTCCGTGGTCGCGTACTGCCTCTATCTGACGGAGGTGGACGCGCTGAACCGAAATCTGCTCTTTGAGCGATTTCTCTCGCGCGAGCGAGCGGAGCGGCCGGACATCGACATCGACTTTGCGAGCGATCGCCGGGACGAAGTCATCGACTACGTGTACCGGCGCTACGGGCGCGACCGGGTGGCTCGCGTAGCGACGTATCAGACATTTCGGGCGAGATCTGCCGTACGCGAGGTGGGGCGCGTGTTCGGGATCCCCGAAGAGCTCCTGGATACGTTGGCCAAGCGGATCCCGTGGTCCACGCACGCCGATGAAATCGAAGAGGCGCTGGAACGGGTGCCAGAGTTGCGAGATTTTCAGCCTTATCGGCGCGCATTTCAATGGATGTTGGCCATCTCGCGCCAGATTGCGGGATTCCCTCGCCACTTCGGGACGCATACCGGCGGCATCGTCATTAGCGGGGAGCCGCTGATGAAGGTCACCAGCCTGCAGCCATCGGCCTCGGGGTGGCTCATCACGCCGTACGACAAGCGGCTCCTGGAAGACGTTGGCCTCGTGAAACTCGACCTCTTGTCCCTCCGAACCATGGCAGCCGTGGAAGGGGCGCTCCGCCTCGGGACGGCGCGCGCGGTCGACTATGATCGCATTCCCATGGACGATGAAGCCACGTTTGCCTCCATTCGCCGCGGGGACACCATCGGCGTCTTTCAGTTGGAGAGCCCCGCGCAGCGGGCGCTGCAGGTCCGGCTTGGCGCGGAATCCCTGGAGGACCTGGTGGCGAGCGTAGCGCTCATTCGCCCCGGACCCATCCAGGGCAATATGGTCGATCCGTTCCTGGCTCGCCGGCGCGGACTGGAGCCTGTGAGTTACCTTCATCCGAAACTTGAACCTATCCTCGGCAAGACCTACGGCGTGGTGCTGTTCCAGGAGCAGGTCATTGAGATTGCCATCGCCATCGCGGGATTTACGCCGGGCGAGGCGGACGAACTCCGCCGCGTGATGAGCCATGCGCGCAGCCACGCTGAAATGGAGCAAATTGGCGAGCGATTCGTCCAGAAGGCCGTGCGCCAGGGTGTGCCGCTCGAGACCGCGAAGACCCTCTTTTCCTACATCCGCGGCTACGCGAGTTACGGATTTTGCGAAGCGCACGCGGCGGCATTTGCCACTACGGCCTACAAGACGGCCTATCTCATCGAACATCATCCCGCGAGTTTCTTCGCGGCGGTGTTGAATCAATTGCCCATGGGGTATTATCCGGCGCACGTGATCTGCGCGGAAGCTCGAAGGCGCGGCGTTCGCATTCTGCCTGTCGACATCCAGGAGAGCGACTGGGACGCGAGTGTTCCCGAACCGGACGCGATACGCCTCGGATTTCGGCTCATCCGTTCATTCTCGGAGCGCGTGGCGCGCGCACTCGTCGAAGAGCGGCAGGCTTCTGGCCCCTTTCGAAGCCTTGCCGACGCGGTGATGCGCCTGCCCCAGGCGGACGCCCTTCACTTCGAGCGCCTGATCCGCGCAGGCGCATTCGATCGCGTCGAAACCCGGGATCGCCGAGAGCTTCTGTGGCAGCTTCCAAGGTGGCTCGCGCTTCGCAAAGAGCGATATCTGGCGCTTTTCGACACCATGGCCGCGCCAGACCGAGCGGAGGGCACGGTTCGCCTCTCACAAAGCATGCCGCCCATGAGCTTGGCCGAGCGCATTGCCGACGAGTATTCGGTGCTGGGCGTCGGCGTGAGCGGGCATTGGCTGTCGCTGTATCGGGAGGCATTGCGAGACGAGGGGTATTGTACGCTGGCGGAGGCGGGCGAGAAGCCGGAGGGTGCGAGGGTCAAGGTGGCTGGGCTTTCGATCCGTCCGCATCGACCCCCGACGAAAAGCGGAAAAACGGTCGTCTTCTTCACCTTGGAGGATGAGACCGGGCTCGCGGATGCCGTGATGTTTGAGACCGTGTACCGCCGCGAAGGGGCCGTGTTGTTCACGCCATTCGGGAGATTGATTGGCCTGTCGGGCTTCATCGAGCGGCGCGGAGGGCTCAAGGCGCAAATCCGCGTCGAGCACGTCTGGACGCTCGCATCCGGCTGA
- a CDS encoding cupredoxin domain-containing protein — translation MRIVRPICAVAVALSSLAAATLVQASCAVVSARPIQVTLRDGGIEPREIDVTQGATVDIVVRNAGTQIHNFVVPDFYVFTQNLQPGETVRVSFVPDKTGKFRYYSDRDGIPEAGMEGTMKVASQPGSSP, via the coding sequence ATGCGCATTGTCCGACCGATTTGCGCTGTGGCTGTGGCCCTTTCCTCTCTCGCCGCGGCCACACTCGTCCAGGCCTCGTGCGCCGTGGTGTCGGCCCGCCCCATTCAGGTGACATTGCGGGATGGCGGGATCGAACCGCGCGAAATCGATGTCACGCAGGGCGCCACGGTCGACATCGTCGTGCGCAACGCAGGCACGCAGATTCACAATTTCGTCGTTCCAGACTTTTACGTGTTCACGCAGAACTTGCAGCCGGGAGAAACGGTCAGGGTTTCATTCGTGCCGGACAAAACGGGAAAGTTTCGCTACTACTCGGATCGGGACGGAATTCCGGAAGCAGGGATGGAGGGGACGATGAAGGTAGCATCTCAGCCGGGGTCGTCGCCGTGA
- a CDS encoding MFS transporter yields the protein MHAKPFRLPALAWWLLIVGALFQLSISLSNTFVSIFLFKVDRSFSAIAWYHLLVFATLPVTFVLAAAIARRTSTAMSLRIGIALYALFFAVALMVGEEAAHMPELLGVLTGLAEGFYWLAFDVLSVEYTDREGHEPFFGLFGVLTSVANVIAPPVAGALISREDAYFGGLTGYHVVFGISFALFVVATLVSLRLKSARLAELRLWEGFRSLAQEPWRRVVLGSAAYGVREGVFMFLLGLLFYIVTGSEMKLGEFLLLQGALSFLAFYAAGRWSGRFRWRLFLVGALGILGASIAFLWSITTVTLIVYGVLAAAAFPLFLVPLQGYVFDAMHTLADDDVPSITHIVVREWLENAGRILGVVAYFVVASFETTRQVGGFGWLAFALGFMPMVTVALIQPLESRIFGPRSRHQRFRLGDNEESHTSAKRRARPTP from the coding sequence ATGCATGCAAAGCCGTTTCGCTTGCCGGCCTTGGCCTGGTGGCTTCTCATCGTCGGCGCGCTGTTTCAGCTTTCCATCAGCCTGTCTAACACGTTCGTCAGCATTTTTCTCTTCAAAGTCGACCGCTCCTTCTCCGCCATCGCCTGGTACCATCTGCTCGTCTTTGCCACGCTCCCCGTCACATTCGTCCTGGCGGCGGCCATCGCGCGGCGCACGTCGACGGCCATGTCCCTGCGGATTGGCATCGCGCTCTACGCGCTCTTTTTCGCCGTCGCGCTGATGGTGGGCGAGGAAGCGGCGCACATGCCCGAGTTGCTCGGCGTGCTCACCGGCCTGGCGGAGGGCTTTTATTGGCTTGCGTTCGACGTGTTGAGCGTGGAATACACGGACCGCGAGGGTCACGAGCCGTTCTTTGGCCTGTTCGGCGTGCTCACCTCCGTGGCGAACGTCATCGCTCCGCCCGTCGCGGGCGCCCTCATCAGCCGGGAGGACGCGTACTTTGGCGGGCTCACGGGCTATCATGTGGTCTTCGGCATTTCGTTCGCCCTGTTTGTGGTCGCCACGCTCGTGAGCCTGCGTCTGAAGAGCGCGCGACTGGCCGAGCTTCGGCTCTGGGAGGGATTTCGCTCGCTTGCGCAGGAGCCGTGGCGGCGCGTCGTCCTTGGTTCGGCCGCGTACGGTGTGCGGGAGGGCGTCTTTATGTTTCTGCTTGGCCTCCTGTTCTACATCGTCACCGGCAGCGAAATGAAACTCGGCGAATTCCTGCTGTTGCAGGGCGCGCTCTCGTTTCTCGCGTTTTACGCCGCAGGGCGCTGGTCGGGTCGCTTCCGCTGGCGACTGTTTCTCGTGGGAGCCCTCGGCATTCTCGGCGCCAGCATCGCGTTTCTATGGTCCATCACGACGGTGACGCTCATCGTCTACGGCGTGCTGGCGGCGGCCGCGTTTCCCTTGTTTCTGGTCCCGCTGCAGGGCTACGTGTTCGACGCCATGCACACGCTGGCCGACGACGACGTGCCGTCCATTACGCACATCGTCGTCAGGGAGTGGCTCGAGAACGCCGGCCGCATCTTGGGCGTGGTCGCCTATTTCGTCGTGGCGTCGTTTGAGACGACGCGTCAGGTGGGCGGATTTGGGTGGCTCGCGTTTGCGCTCGGCTTCATGCCGATGGTGACCGTTGCGCTGATTCAGCCCCTCGAATCCCGGATTTTCGGGCCGCGATCGCGCCATCAGCGGTTTCGACTTGGCGACAACGAGGAGAGCCACACGTCGGCGAAGCGGCGGGCGAGGCCGACGCCCTGA